The nucleotide sequence TGAACTCATTCTAACCTGGACCTGGTCTTCAGAGCAAGGGATAAAGCCAAGCCTGTTTCAGCTCCAGCAACACAGCTCCCATACCCTTTAACACCCTCAGGTGCTTCTGGGTGCTGTTGGATCCCATAGTCTGTCTCTCCCCGTTCTACACTGGGGAAGGGCTCACACCAGCACATGTGTCTCCTGGAtggctggtggcagctgggctgccctgagcacaggaacagcctggggTGATGTGGTGTCATGGGATGGGCTTACACCACGTGGGCACCAGCAGACACTTTTACTGTTGCTGGGGATTAGTGGCTTCCAGGACACAGCTCGGGGGTTTAATTTCCTAAGCAGCAAGAAAAAGGGGAATCTGTCACGAAAGTGCAGAAACACACGCGACACAGAAGTGCTTCTGTTTGTGATGAGGCTGTTTAAGAATTGCCAGTCTGGCTCCCAATCAGCCCAAACAGTCAAGAAGAGTCAGTACTGGGAGCTACAGGGCAAACAGgctctgcctcttgctgggGACTGCTGGGGgttgctgtgctgggaacagaACAATGCAGGGACACGTGATTGCTGGGCTAAGGCATCCACAATGAGCAGCCAATGCATCATGCTGGGCAGGAGGCCATAGACCAAAGTTTATAAAGCTTTATTAAACATTTTGAACAGCTGTGCAATGAACAAACAATACTCTGGAAGTTTCACAACCTCATAGCTTGAACTGCCTCAGGACAACAACAGccacttctgctgctctccaccaGAAGACTGAAGGAAAGACAAACAGATGGCAAAGGGGAGGGAAACCTTCAAAGTTTAGAGGTAAGTGTTTTGTGCTAACCTCTAAGGCTTCTCACAAACCAACCTTTGCCCCAGGCTGTAGGCCCGACCCACCATCACCCTGGATTCTTGACATCCTTCtgccagggaagctggagaTACCAGGCATTTTTCCAgcctctgcccttctctggtCAGTAGCACCAGCACCTTCTGTCACCTCTGGCCCAAAACGATTATCTCTGAAAATGGCTGAAGCATTTACTGCTCCAAGCCTTGCCTCCACCTCATGGATCCTCTCCTGCACTGCTCACACTCAGCCTTTCGGGCTAGCATGAGTTTTGTAGGGTAAAGTTCACAGTGGCTTCCAAAACCCTGTGTCTTGCAGCATGCTGGTTCTTTCTCCCAATGGTCAATACCTTGGTAAACCCAGGACATGtaggaggaggggaagagaaagtCTCTACTGCCTGTCTGGCTttataaaagcagcagcataaCTGAGGCTTTCAGGCTGGGATCTCGGAGCAACAAGTTCAGAAAGCACTTGGGCAGTGCACACATCTCTTTggcaggctgagcaggaggagatgaCTCAACTGcctctggctcctgcagcttctggcCAAGTCCATTTGTGAGCTGTGGCACTCGCCCTTGATCAGCAAGGTGGGAAGGCTGGCTCCCCATAAAGAGAGACTGAGAGAATCTTGTAGCTATTCAAGCAGGATCAGTGGGCCAAGAGCCCTGAATTAGACCCCCATGGCCTAATGCAGACAAGTGACACACAActccagcactcccagctgggcaggggccagcagctcaggcttCCAGCAGTTCTCAGTTGAGAGGGCTGGTGTCTGTTCCCGGTGATAcgggaaagaaaaagaaagacttCTGCTCCTAAAAAAGCAGGTGGTGCTGCCAGAGTTCACACAGTAAACGAGTCGATTTCACAGGCAGAGTGGGAAGAATTTGCCACTCCAGTCCACGCACAGTTACAGGAAATAGGTTATCCTTACTCCAGTCCCACACCCAACAcccacctcctccccagccccaccccttttttaaaaagcaaaacaagagcCCTCAGCAGACTGGAAGATTATGATTTTCTAGGTGCCCACTATGCTGGGATCGTGAGCTGATTCTGGCAACTGGGATCCTGTGCAGTGATACAAGAAGCAGTTCCCCCAGCAGCTGTAGCAGATGAGGAATAGAGCTGCCAGGAAGACCAAGGCACAAATTGTGCAAGGTTTCCGTTCCAGGAGAAAACTGAGCAGGTAGAATCCCATGAACATCGAGTGACTGAACCACAACGCTGGGTTGAGGGGCTTGGGTATGAGCAGGACAGGTAGCAACCACTGAAGGCAGTACATGGTGGCTGGCTGGGGCCTCGTTGGCAGTAGCAGTCAGATGTGCTCCAGAACAGGCTCCAGCAACTCCTCCAGAGGGCAGGGTGCTCTGTAGGGAGGAGGAAATGTCAGACTCTCAgcaaaatgcagggaaaaaaatcaactgaCATTCTTCTAAAGCTTCATTTACTCCCAAGCATCATATGCTGATGGTTGAACTCCCAGCACTAAATTCCATTGTGTCTTGGGAGCTGGTGGAAAGCTTTCTGAACCactcagctggggacaggatCACCTAATGCTGGTATAGAAGTGTATCCTGcatgctctgctcctcagaCCTTTATCCAGGCTAACAAATTAGACCCTTTTAGGACCATGCAGGAACAAAAAGGGAGAGGTGGAAATGGGAAACAAGCTGCCACAGCCTTCCCTACACATATTGATCCAAGACAATCCAAAGGCTTGAGTGATGAtataaagaaatgcaattgaagGGTAATCATCATTTGGTGCTACAGAGAAGTGTTAAGGAAGCATTCATGTAAGGAATTTTTCTGCACACAACAATAAAGTGTTCCAGCAGGACAGCACCAGGCCAGCTACACATCAAGGTACCCAGGAAAGCCCTAGAAGCATCCTGGCTGTGAAACAAAGGGGAGGACAGTCCCAGCTTAAAGATTTATAATCCTTGCCAAACAGCTGAAGtcagataaaatgaaatatgtgaCTAGATCAAACGGGGGGACAGGCTCAAAATGGCAATTTCCATTAAGTGCTGTAAACACAGGATTTCCTCACTTGGATTATTATAAAACTCTCTGAAAATTGGGCTTTAAGGGCTTTCCtaggcagggatggcagcacgCTACAAGTCCAGAAAACCTACTCCTACCTTTAGCAACCATCTCAATGACATtgtgtgcttttgttttttcctttgaagcaCTACAAACCCCTTCAAGAATTTcaaatggctttaaaaataacaaatgccTCATCCCCAGCAAGAAGAGGCTGGTGGGGACAGCTCCTTGCAGAAAGCCTTGTATCTGCAATTACTCAATGGAGAAGTGCTCCCTCAGAAGGATGAAGGGCTCAGCCGAGCCTGTTAGGATTACAGCTAGGGGGTGGGAAGGTTAGTAGGATGAAGGAGTGAGAATGTAAACAAACAGCACATTCCACTGGCTCCTGTTGGCAGGAGAAGGGATTTCCTGGCAAAGGAAGGGAGAATGAGGGATTGCAGAGAAAAGCCAAGAGAAAACCACACGAGGTTCTCTTCCAAAAAGAACACTGAGGTCAGACTTGTCTTGCAGGTAGCAAGGggctctgctgtcagcagcaggaaatgctgcCATCCTGAGCAGCACAACCTATTTTACTTTAATGTTAGGAGGAAAATTCAGGCCAACATCTCCACCAGCACAAACATTATGTGAGGAAAGTACATTGTG is from Serinus canaria isolate serCan28SL12 chromosome 20, serCan2020, whole genome shotgun sequence and encodes:
- the BLCAP gene encoding bladder cancer-associated protein produces the protein MYCLQWLLPVLLIPKPLNPALWFSHSMFMGFYLLSFLLERKPCTICALVFLAALFLICYSCWGNCFLYHCTGSQLPESAHDPSIVGT